From the genome of Alosa sapidissima isolate fAloSap1 chromosome 14, fAloSap1.pri, whole genome shotgun sequence, one region includes:
- the LOC121681477 gene encoding zinc finger protein 2 homolog — protein sequence MQRFSPLRAQAAGWSSSEESEEESHPPRAAPVAIWKGKAREEGQSGFRWRGRHKMEIKEEEEESHLPRAASMATWKGKAKEEGQCGFRWRGRHRTEIKEEEEEEEEQSVKGSGDADGEDEKDKVHRLVAHRNSTCTGVSMATKYKCIDSHHSLVKQSSKEGDQSESKEADDAINDGQGSDGDLNQSKNDDAGRRNELMKRKWGWRKTSRREEPEQKRGRKKQTREEESDGESDGEEEDKKQESDGEEEEEDVATKCKRSQNRQVQNTTRVREDQSYGGEEEEKSDAEKNDKEDSEQDVCNRSRVKEERSDGGESDGEKEDEKEKSDAEEKSGRAESQRDVVTKRKQVCDRMRVDDQESAGEEHHMSDTEAPLRCSQRKRACVKDVSVAVTDDSASEEDARPRKRRTPGKLTGLKHSRKRQAGDEEGGLAKKGGRQRERMGPFICETCGALCENRATMARHQLKHTGEKPFECEECGKRFVNATNLRIHQTVHAGTKDYMCNECGMQFTHLAYLKRHLLRHTSERPHTCVVCGKGFVQKYHLERHERTHKLLRCSACGEAFGRSQTLAAHVRKEHPGEEVVEEAAAAAEESAGKARGGITCELCGKVAPGPSQLLVHMRVHTGERPYKCLMCERRFAQRSQLNAHQRTHTGEKPWVCPLCLKSFTRRTYMDQHRRNIHGEKL from the exons ATGCAAAGGTTTT cCCCTCTCAGGGCTCAGGCCGCTGGCTGGTCCAGCAGTGAGGAGTCAGAGGAAGAGTCTCATCCCCCTCGGGCCGCTCCCGTGGCAATATGGAAGGGCAAAGCCAGGGAAGAGGGGCAGAGTGGCTTCAGATGGAGAGGAAGGCACAAGATGGAGataaaggaggaagaggaagagtctCATCTCCCTCGGGCCGCTTCCATGGCAACGTGGAAGGGCAAAGCCAAGGAAGAGGGGCAGTGTGGCTTCAGATGGAGAGGAAGGCACAGGACGGAgataaaggaggaggaggaggaggaggaggagcagagtgTGAAGGGTTCAGGTGACGCAGATGGAGAAGATGAAAAAGACAAAGTGCACAGACTGGTCGCACACCGGAATTCAACTTGCACTGGTGTGTCTATGGCTACTAAGTATAAATGCATAGACTCCCACCACTCGCTGGTAAAGCAGTCCAGCAAAGAGGGTGACCAATCAGAGAGCAAGGAGGCAGATGATGCCATTAACGATGGACAAGGAAGTGATGGAGATCTCAACCAATCAAAGAATGATGATGCAGGCAGGAGGAACGAGTTAATGAAAAGAAAGTGGGGCTGGAGAAAGACCAGCAGGAGGGAGGAGCCTgaacagaagagagggaggaagaaacaAACCAGGGAGGAggaaagtgatggagagagtgatggagaggaggaagacaagaaacaagagagtgatggagaggaggaagaggaagatgttgCAACCAAATGCAAACGTTCACAGAATAGACAAGTCCAGAACACAACAAGAGTCCGAGAGGACCAAAGttatggaggagaggaagaggagaagagtgatGCCGAGAAGAACGATAAAGAAGACTCAGAGCAAGATGTCTGCAACAGGTCAAGGGtcaaagaggagagaagtgatGGAGGGGAGAGTGATGGGGAGAAGGAAGACGAGAAAGAAAAGAGTGAtgcagaggagaagagtggcAGAGCGGAATCACAGCGGGATGTAGTGACCAAGCGGAAACAAGTCTGCGACAGAATGCGGGTCGACGATCAGGAAAGCGCCGGGGAAGAACATCACATGTCAGACACAGAGGCGCCATTGAGGTGCAGCCAGCGGAAGAGGGCGTGTGTTAAGGATGTTAGCGTTGCCGTGACGGACGACAGCGCATCAGAAGAGGACGCGCGTCCCAGGAAGAGACGTACGCCCGGCAAGTTGACCGGACTGAAGCACAGCAGGAAGAGACAGGCCGGCGATGAGGAAGGGGGACTGGCCAAGAAAGGGGGGAGGCAGCGTGAAAGGATGGGACCTTTCATCTGTGAAACGTGCGGCGCCCTGTGTGAAAACAGGGCCACCATGGCGCGGCACCAGCTCAAGCACACGGGCGAGAAGCCGTTTGAGTGCGAGGAGTGCGGCAAGCGCTTCGTCAACGCCACCAACCTGCGCATCCACCAGACGGTGCACGCCGGCACCAAGGACTACATGTGCAATGAGTGCGGTATGCAGTTCACGCACCTGGCCTACCTGAAGCGCCACCTGCTGCGCCACACCAGCGAGCGGCCGCACACCTGCGTCGTGTGCGGCAAGGGCTTCGTGCAGAAGTACCACCTGGAGCGGCACGAGCGCACGCACAAGCTCCTCAGGTGCAGCGCGTGCGGGGAGGCCTTCGGCCGGAGCCAGACCCTGGCGGCGCACGTGCGCAAGGAGCACCCGGgcgaggaggtggtggaggaggcggCAGCGGCGGCGGAGGAAAGTGCCGGAAAGGCCCGGGGTGGGATTACGTGCGAGCTGTGTGGCAAGGTGGCGCCAGGGCCGTCGCAGCTGCTGGTGCACATGCGCGTCCACACGGGCGAGAGGCCGTACAAATGTCTCATGTGTGAGCGACGCTtcgctcagaggagccagctcAATGCGCAccagcgcacgcacacaggcgAGAAGCCTTGGGTGTGCCCACTCTGCCTCAAGTCCTTTACCCGCCGGACGTACATGGACCAACACAGGCGGAATATACATGGGGAAAAACTCTGA
- the LOC121682010 gene encoding zinc finger protein 557-like codes for MMQRFSPLTQGIPPICSEELSENSEVESGRSSYRKLKKTAKRRARGAGQHSRGRRRREPLSEEEDEQRAVSLGSEGEEEPVPRRRASPRGSRAGCRRSNRRQPQVPKGSSRYQVAKQASKESDQSDDQDGGDGRDGEELAQSENDDVDRNEEPVKKGRGRRKTSSRKAPKQRKKQTREEESDGENDGEEEDKKQDSDGEESDREDEYESNQTASTKRQKSQKGRLKKPSKKKQTSELEQDAATRRTRGWRKRVLDDKEESEGGEESEPEKDKSVKRRRRNKMRTENEENCEEQSSESEAPSKRKKRRSSKANGKSRKEKDPNAPKKPRKPREGTGPLTCETCGLLVKCRAAMNRHKLTHTGEKPFKCEECGKRFVNSTNLRIHQMEHTGKKDHMCNECGQQFTHLAYLKRHLLRHAGKKPHTCAECGKGFVQKYHLTRHMLIHSGAKPFKCHVCGLSFNRSEYLTGHLRKEHPEEVPAVEGDSANSLEKDQVTCVMCSKTLRSKSLLVLHMRTHTGERPFCCDQCGRRFVQKSQLTAHLRTHTGERPWECPVCEKRFTRGTHMNDHIRTAHGENT; via the exons ATGATGCAGAGATTTT CTCCTCTGACTCAAGGCATACCTCCGATATGCAGTGAGGAGCTCAGTGAAAATTCAGAAGTAGAGTCTGGCCGAAGCAGTTACAGGAAGCTGAAGAAAACGGCAAAGCGTAGAGCACGGGGTGCAGGCCAGCACAGTCgcgggaggagaaggagagagccgctgtcagaggaggaagatgagcagAGAGCTGTGAGTTTGGGCAGCGAGGGAGAAGAGGAACCTGTGCCTCGACGCCGGGCTAGTCCCCGAGGCTCTAGAGCTGGGTGTAGAAGAAGTAATAGAAGGCAGCCACAGGTGCCTAAGGGGAGCTCTCGTTATCAGGTGGCGAAGCAGGCCAGCAAAGAGAGTGACCAATCAGACGACCAGGATGGTGGAGACGGACGTGATGGAGAGGAGCTCGCCCAATCGGAGAATGACGATGTAGACAGAAATGAGGAACCAGTGAAAAAGGGGAGGGGTAGAAGAAAGACCAGCAGCAGAAAGGCACCAAAACAGAGGAAGAAACAaaccagagaggaagagagtgatggagagaatgatggagaggaggaagacaaGAAACAGGACAGTGATGGAGAGGAGAGCGACAGGGAGGATGAGTATGAATCAAACCAAACGGCATCAACAAAACGTCAGAAATCACAGAAAGGACGCTTGAAAAAGCCAAGTAAGAAGAAGCAGACCAGTGAATTGGAGCAGGATGCTGCCACAAGGCGTACGCGTGGCTGGAGAAAACGAGTCCTGGACGACAAAGAAGAGTCCGAGGGTGGGGAGGAGAGCGAACCCGAAAAGGACAAATCAGTGAAACGGAGGCGAAGGAACAAAATGCGCACAGAAAACGAGGAGAATTGTGAAGAACAGAGTAGCGAATCGGAGGCGCCATCAAAACGAAAGAAAAGACGTTCCAGCAAGGCAAACGGTAAATCGAGAAAAGAAAAGGACCCGAATGCACCCAAGAAACCGAGGAAGCCACGTGAGGGGACGGGGCCTTTAACCTGCGAGACCTGCGGCCTGCTGGTGAAGTGCCGAGCGGCTATGAACAGACACAAGCTCACCCACACGGGCGAGAAGCCATTTAAGTGCGAGGAGTGCGGCAAGCGCTTTGTCAACTCCACCAACCTGCGCATCCACCAGATGGAGCACACGGGCAAGAAGGACCACATGTGCAACGAGTGCGGCCAACAGTTCACGCACCTGGCCTACCTGAAGCGCCACCTGCTGCGTCACGCCGGCAAGAAGCCGCACACCTGCGCCGAGTGCGGCAAGGGCTTCGTGCAGAAGTACCACCTGACTCGGCACATGCTGATCCACAGCGGCGCCAAGCCGTTCAAGTGCCACGTCTGCGGCTTGTCCTTCAACCGGTCGGAGTACCTGACGGGGCACCTCAGGAAGGAGCACCCCGAGGAGGTTCCGGCGGTGGAGGGGGACTCGGCCAACTCTCTGGAGAAGGACCAGGTCACGTGCGTCATGTGCTCGAAGACGCTGCGGTCCAAGTCCCTGCTGGTGTTGCACATGCGCACTCACACTGGAGAGCGGCCCTTTTGCTGTGACCAGTGCGGCCGCCGCTTCGTACAGAAAAGCCAACTCACAGCTCAcctgcgcacgcacacaggcgAGCGCCCGTGGGAATGCCCGGTGTGCGAGAAGCGCTTCACGCGCGGGACGCACATGAACGACCACATACGGACTGCACACGGGGAGAACACCTGA
- the LOC121682030 gene encoding alcohol dehydrogenase class-3-like, translating to MDTEGKVIRCRAAVAWKAGEALIVEEVEVAPPKAHEVRVKIAASGVCHTDWAYLHGAGRGMEMRPFPLVLGHEGAGVVESVGAGVTRFSPGDKVIPLFLPQCGECECCLSAKTNLCKANWSKTQQGVLADGTSRITCRGQQVFQFLGVSSFSEYTVALETNLTKIHPDALLQRVCLLGCGVATGYGAAINVAKVESGSVCVVFGLGAVGLAAVMGCVSAGAGRVIGVDVNTDKFAKAREFGVTECVNPRDHSRPVQEVLVEMTGGGADYTLECVGDVEVMRSALESCRSAWGVCVIVGWTELEEMRLRPFHLLMGRTLKGTYFGGWKSVRDVPRLVEEHLAGRLKLEEFVTHTLTLDQVNHAFQLHAGGQSIRSIITM from the exons ATGGACACCGAGGGAAAG GTGATCCGGTGTAGAGCGGCGGTGGCCTGGAAAGCGGGTGAAGCCCTGATCGTCGAGGAGGTGGAGGTAGCGCCACCCAAAGCACACGAAGTACGCGTCAAG ATAGCAGCCAGTGGGGTGTGCCACACAGACTGGGCATACCTGCATGGGGCAGGCAGGGGTATGGAGATGCGGCCCTTTCCCTTGGTACTGGGGCATGAGGGTGCCGGGGTGGTGGAGAGTGTCGGGGCCGGCGTCACCAGGTTCTCCCCAG gtGACAAagtcatccctctctttcttcctcagtGTGGGGAGTGTGAGTGCTGTCTCAGTGCCAAGACCAACCTGTGCAAAGCCAACTG gAGTAAGACTCAGCAGGGGGTTCTGGCTGATGGTACGAGTCGGATCACCTGTAGGGGGCAGCAGGTCTTCCAGTTCCTTGGCGTCAGCTCCTTCTCCGAGTACACAGTTGCCTTGGAAACAAACTTGACCAAGATCCACCCTGATGCCCTGCTCCAGCGAGTGTGCCTGCTGGGATGCGGTGTTGCCACTGGATACGGAGCTGCTATCAACGTTGCCAAG gtggaATCAGGgtccgtgtgtgtggtgtttgggcTGGGGGCTGTAGGTCTGGCTGCGGTGATGGGGTGTGTAAGTGCTGGGGCAGGTCGGGTCATTGGCGTGGACGTGAACACAGACAAGTTTGCCAAGGCGCGGGAGTTCGGGGTGACCGAGTGTGTGAACCCCAGAGACCACAGCCGACCGGTGCAGGAGGTTCTGGTGGAGATGACCGGTGGTGGGGCGGACTACACCCTGGAGTGTGTCGGAGATGTGGAAGTTATG CGGAGTGCTCTGGAGTCCTGTCGCTCGGCGTGGGGTGTTTGTGTCATCGTGGGCTGGACAGAGCTTGAGGAGATGAGGCTCCGCCCCTTTCACCTGCTCATGGGACGCACCCTCAAAGGCACCTACTTTGGAG GTTGGAAGAGTGTCCGCGACGTCCCTCGGCTGGTGGAGGAGCACCTGGCTGGACGTCTGAAGCTGGAGGAGtttgtcacacacaccctcacactggaTCAGGTCAACCACGCCTTCCAGCTGCAcgctggaggtcaaag CATCCGTAGCATCATAACCATGTGA